From the genome of Pelosinus fermentans DSM 17108:
GTTGGGGTATGGATTGCTAGTTTTGATGCTATTTATGGCTGTCAGGATGTTGCTTTCGATAAAAAGCACGGGCTGCATTCCATGCCAGTACGCTTTGGCATACCAAGAACATTGGCGATATGTAAAGCAATGCATGTGATTAGTATTATCGGCTTTTATTTAGTAGGGCAGCTTATGAACATGCATGGAATATATTATGCTGGTGTAATACTCGCTGGATTGGTATTAATTTATCAGCATTCTATTGTCACCCCTACTGATTTTCGCTTGGTGACTCAAGCTTATTTTATGCGTAATGGCTTAGTAAGCATTGCCTTATTAGTATTTACTGTAATTAGTATTCTGGCATAAAGAAGATTGGATTAAAGCAAAGATAATATTTTTCTAGGCCAGAGAGATAAACAGCATGGGGGGATATCATATGACAGCAACGGTATTAGAAGGTAAAGTTTTTGCAGCAGAGATAAAAAAAAGTGTGCACAAGGATGTTGAAAAGTTTATAGAGTCACAGGGGATTATACCTGGGCTGGCAGTAATCATTGTTGGGGAGAATGCTGCCTCAAAAGTATACGTGGCCAATAAGCATAAGGCTTGTGAAGAATTAGGCATTTATTCAGAAGTGATATGTATGCCGGCAAGTACCACTAAGCAAGAATTATTAGAGCAAATTCGTATCTTGAATGAAAGTACTACTATTCACGGTATTTTATTACAATTACCATTGCCTGATGCTTTAAAACATGATGAAGCAGAGCTTTTAAAAGCAATCCACCCTGATAAAGATGTGGACGGATTTCATCCTGTAAATGTGGGCAAATTAGCAATCGGTCAAGAGCATCTTGTACCGTGCACACCTGCTGGCTGTATCAAAATTTTGGAACTTGCTAATGTAGAAATTGCGGGTAAACATGCAGTAATCATTGGACGGAGCAATATTGTTGGCAAACCAATGGCAAATTTATTATTGTCCCGTCACGCTACCGTAACCATTTGTCACTCTCGGACTGCCAATTTACCCAGCATCACTTCCCAAGCTGATATTTTAATCGTTGCAATTGGCAAAGCTCATTTTGTAACTAAAGATATGGTGAAACCAGGTGCCGTAGTAATTGATGTGGGGATCAATCGCCTTGCAGATAAAAAATTAGTGGGTGACGTTAACTTTGAAGATGTAAAAGAAGTGGCAGGAGCCATTACCCCTGTACCAGGCGGCGTTGGTCTTTTAACCATTGCGATGCTGCTTAGTAATACGGTAAAAGCTGCTCAGTTGCAGTGTCATAAAGAACATAAGTAGACCAATTCATTCGGTAGTGTTACAGCCAAATGATACTTGAACGAAGTGACTGTATCAAGTACTCACTTTGGCTGTAGTTATATAAGGAGGTATATAAAATGAAAAGTGATGTTGAAATTGCGCAAGAAGCGCATATGATACACATTGAAGAAGTTGCCAGTCAACTTGGCATTACACAAGATGATCTTGAACTTTATGGAAAATATAAAGGGAAGGTAGCATTACAAACTTGGGAAAAGATTAAAACTCGCCCTGATGGTAAGCTAGTACTGGTTACCGCCATTAATCCTACAGCAGCAGGGGAAGGTAAAACAACGACTACGGTCGGTCTTGGCGATGCGTTACATCAAATCGGAAAAAAAGTTGCTATAGCCTTGCGTGAGCCATCTCTAGGACCCTGTTTTGGTATGAAAGGTGGTGCTGCTGGTGGTGGATATGCGCAAGTAGTGCCGATGGAAGATATTAATTTA
Proteins encoded in this window:
- the folD gene encoding bifunctional methylenetetrahydrofolate dehydrogenase/methenyltetrahydrofolate cyclohydrolase FolD, with the translated sequence MTATVLEGKVFAAEIKKSVHKDVEKFIESQGIIPGLAVIIVGENAASKVYVANKHKACEELGIYSEVICMPASTTKQELLEQIRILNESTTIHGILLQLPLPDALKHDEAELLKAIHPDKDVDGFHPVNVGKLAIGQEHLVPCTPAGCIKILELANVEIAGKHAVIIGRSNIVGKPMANLLLSRHATVTICHSRTANLPSITSQADILIVAIGKAHFVTKDMVKPGAVVIDVGINRLADKKLVGDVNFEDVKEVAGAITPVPGGVGLLTIAMLLSNTVKAAQLQCHKEHK